A window of Maioricimonas rarisocia genomic DNA:
GACGTGCAGCTCGGCCGGCACATCCGCCTGCTTGAGTGCCGCAAACAACGCCACGCTGTTCAGACACGAGACGCGGTCGTCGACGGCGTGGACGAAAAACATCGGCGGCGTCCGCTCCGTCACGGTGTATTTGCTGTCGAGCTGACCTGCATCGTCGGCGATCCGGGCAGGGTAGACCAGAATGGCGAAGTCGGCAGCACAGGAGTGTTCGTCCACGGCGTCGATCGGTTCGTACTGGCGGTCGCCGTTGCGGACGGCCGTGAGGGCCGCGGTCTGACCGCCGGCCGAGAACCCGAGAATGCCCACCCGCTCGGAATCGATGCCCCACTCCCCTGCCCGGCTGCGGACCAGGCTGAGCGTCCGCTGGGCATCCATCACCGGGCCCTGCCACGTTCCCGGTTCGCCGTGCTGCCGGGTGGGGACGCGGTACTTCAGCACGAAGGCCGTCACGCCGATCGTGTTGAGCCACTCGGCGACTTCGGTCCCTTCAAGATCCCATGCGAGAATGCTGAAGCCGCCGCCGGGGCAGACGATGCAGGCGGCTCCGTTCGCTCTGTCGGCGGGCGGGGTGAAAACGTGCAGCTCGGCGTTGGCGATGTTCGTCAGCTTCATCACCGACTTGCCGCCGACGAGTCGGTCGTCCGGTTTCTGGCGGTCCCGCTC
This region includes:
- a CDS encoding alpha/beta hydrolase, whose translation is MMRHAPRLLSIMFLILSLAGLLTVAAVSRAGDALSVWPGDPPGPPALVDGPERDRQKPDDRLVGGKSVMKLTNIANAELHVFTPPADRANGAACIVCPGGGFSILAWDLEGTEVAEWLNTIGVTAFVLKYRVPTRQHGEPGTWQGPVMDAQRTLSLVRSRAGEWGIDSERVGILGFSAGGQTAALTAVRNGDRQYEPIDAVDEHSCAADFAILVYPARIADDAGQLDSKYTVTERTPPMFFVHAVDDRVSCLNSVALFAALKQADVPAELHVYHDGGHGFGLRETSQAVTHWPQRAAAWLKEMELLSGEADGDGR